The sequence NNNNNNNNNNNNNNNNNNNNNNNNNNNNNNNNNNNNNNNNNNNNNNNNNNNNNNNNNNNNNNNNNNNNNNNNNNNNNNNNNNNNNNNNNNNNNNNNNNNNNNNNNNNNNNNNNNNNNNNNNNNNNNNNNNNNNNNNNNNNNNNNNNNNNNNNNNNNNNNNNNNNNNNNNNNNNNNNNNNNNNNNNNNNNNNNNNNNNNNNNNNNNNNNNNNNNNNNNNNNNNNNNNNNNNNNNNNNNNNNNNNNNNNNNNNNNNNNNNNNNNNNNNNNNNNNNNNNNNNNNNNNNNNNNNNNNNNNNNNNNNNNNNNNNNNNNNNNNNNNNNNNNNNNNNNNNNNNNGCGAGATCCGCCGCTACCAGAAGTCCACGGAGCTGCTGATCCGCAAGCTGCCCTTCCAGCGCCTGGTGCGCGAGATCGCGCAGGACTTCAAGACCGACCTGCGCTTCCAGAGCTCGGCCGTCATGGCGCTGCAGGAGGCGAGCGAGGCCTACCTGGTGGGGCTCTTCGAGGACACCAACCTGTGTGCCATCCACGCCAAGCGCGTCACCATCATGCCCAAGGACATCCAGCTCGCCCGGCGCATCCGCGGGGAGCGCGCCTGAGGCTGCTGTCCCTTCATTGCCAAACCCAAAGGCTCTTTTAAGAGCCACTCCATCTACAACAAAAGGAGCTGTTGACACTATGCAACTAGTAATGGTATAtgaagtgctgtgctgcaatTACCTGGATTTTTTTTAGTAATCAATATACCTTTACGTActgcaaaatataattttgagTCACATGGGGTGCTGTGGTGACATCACAGTTAACCTCAAGATCAGTTAACTAAAAGACTccttttagaatcatagaatcactcagattggaaaagaccttaaagatcgaGTCCAACCTTGACCTCAGCATACTACCTTAACTAACAGCACTCTACTAAATCctgccctgagcaccacatccaaatggttctTAAACACATcaagggatggtgactcaaccacttccctcgggagcccattccagtgcttaacaactctttctgtaaagaagtgtttcctaatatccaacctaaacttaacctggcacaacttgaggccatttcccctcatcctgtcaccagtgagatCAAGCTCTGCTCTCGCTGTAAacacctttcaggtattggaaaagagcaataaCGTCTACCCTCATCCTACTTTTCCCCAGATGGAACTGCCCct is a genomic window of Meleagris gallopavo isolate NT-WF06-2002-E0010 breed Aviagen turkey brand Nicholas breeding stock chromosome 1, Turkey_5.1, whole genome shotgun sequence containing:
- the LOC104911269 gene encoding histone H3.3, whose translation is MKNIRRYQKSTELLIRKLPFQRLVREIAQDFKTDLRFQSSAVMALQEASEAYLVGLFEDTNLCAIHAKRVTIMPKDIQLARRIRGERA